The genome window CCAGTCTAGAAATATAGGCAGGCCAGAGTCAGCCGCTCAGCCATGAATCAATGCTGCCAGGAATGAAAAATACGGTGTAAAGTGATCGGCATGGAGGTCTCACCGCTGAGAAGGTAGCGTGGCCGCCCTACCTCACCCTATTGGCCGGTCCGTATATGCTTCtaatccacgttagagctctacaaaggatatgctctcggtcgccaagtctcttccgatcacggctcttgagctaccaagtcaccaagataaagcctcaagcacaatgagccaccaaaccaacaAGGTGAGGTCTTAAcattaacctctcttccggtcatttgTGCGTCTTCtttacttcggagctttagtcacaaagacaagtaTCTCTGTGTCTCCGCATAATCTTTTtatcgctgctccacaccaagtcaaagggtcaataAGTTAATGACGATTCACCAAGATTCCAAGGCATCGTCGTATCTCTCAGTATAtagttggatcacttcttgatccactctctaggttacAGCACTTAACAACACTTCTCTCTGGttctataagtactaatcactttctaatcgtatgcttaatcatcttggatgaacattttaagcactttgatggcttggatgttttctcatATGTTTATGGGCTTCTCTGTACTCCAACAACTTCAAATGGATTAGTGGaaaggtatttatagcctcaacccacggactatgaacatcggatggtccgatataGACAGTTTAtgctcaccggaccatccagtgtgtacaccatcacaaactagctgttggaactacTCAATAACTTttctgaacaccagatattccagTGTAACCTTCActcaatcaccagactatccgatgtgttGACCTGAGTCTGATCACATCACTTCTTCTCTGTACAAAAAGCTCTAGCGTTCACAATCTTCATCGCCAGACCTTTCGGTGTACATGTGCAACACCATATTTTCGGGATTTTCACACTCTATTAAATGTTCTGGCGAAGTCTTCGGTGTGTATATTTTCATCGCTGGACCTTTTAGCGTGTTGATCTTCGGTCTTCTACTGTTGCACCCTCTCTGCAATAAATATtctggtgtaagcatccggtgttTTCAACTATGAGCgtcagaccttccggtgtatgGAAACTTCTCTGGCTTCTTCTGAcaagaatgctccggtgtatataGCCCTCTTAGCACTGGATCTTTCGGTGTAGTCAATTTTACTGTGACTTCTTCCAATTTAACCAAATTTTGTCCCGGCTACGGTGAATTTTTcatatattgtatccatgagatctactaacatatatttttgataaacatgttaatctcaatgactatattgtcattaatcactaaattTACCATCATAATTTAAtatgatcattttcgctacacattGTTCTATTATGATAAAAACCTCGACCTACAATGGTGAAGACCTTAGCACTATTCTCCACTAACTTCGCCCATATAGAGCCGGGCTCATAGATACTCGTATGTCATAAGTGCATAGAGGAGACTGAAACTGAAAGGGGATCGCTGAAGGAGAACAGGCGTCGGTGGAGTGCTTCGCCGACCGCtacgagaaaaaaaatgtagagGGTAACCTCAAAACAAGAACTCCGATTCCCATCACCGCTGCTTTATCCACCAACAGCTCTAGTTTTGGCTCACTAACTACAGCCTGAGAACTGCCCAAATCTATTCATGCGAGCTTTCGTCTATCTTATGGATCGTAGGCATTATGTGCAAGTAGGCCTCCCAAAATAAATGTGCCAGTCCTCTAAAAAAATTGTGCCAGtttcccttaaaaaaataaatctgaaATCGCCTTCACTTTTATCCAATCATCACTCATACTTAAAAAATATCTAACCATTATCATCAGTTTTGTTCTAACCCACTCAGCCAATCGAGCCCGACTATCTCTCCGGAAAAATCCGCCTCCATCTCCTCGATCCGAGAAAACTGGGATCCCCCACTATATCTCACCTGCACTTAATCCCATCCCAACCGCAATCCCCTTCCCTCCCCACGTGCCGCCCATAAACCCTAAAGCACGCAGCATGCACCTAGACACTGAGCCACCTGCCTAGCAAGCACcatgacggcggcggcgatgcaGCAGCAGAAGATCTGTTGGGGTAAGATCATGGAGGACAACAACGATGACCTCGACTTCCTCCTCCCGCAACTACAGCCAGGTCTGTATTTGTGTGTCAGGCTGTCGTTCAGATACCTGGTAACCTAGTGGCAGGAACATAAATGCTTTTTCGCCTGGACTGGCCGCTGCTGGACGCCGATCCTCTGTATTAATGATCGATTAATATAGAGAATCACTGTTTGTATAGTAAAATGAATCTGGTGttaaaatgatatgtattaGCTGATCGTATATACCAAAGATAATAGTATCCGCTGCCATTACGTGAAAGTGGTGAACTGACGCAGGCCcggttgttttgggattgcaaAAACCTGTGTCCAACCACCAGTTGCACAAAGTGCATCAGCCAGCTGCATCGTGTATACAAATCAGTACGCATTACTTCCTGGAATATAAGTGTGCTTCTATAGTACAAGGCTATCGCGTTTGCATGATCCCGTCGCGAATGCACCCAAAGTTCCAAACGCAGAACTCTCGCTCATATCCTGCTTATCTTCATCACTTCATGTACGTGCGTCCAAACTCCAACCATCATGGGAAGCTAATCAATGCTTAATCTGCATATGGAACACTGGCCGGGCTACTTGGGTTGTTCCATTCCATGTCGCTGTGACGCAGTCTTAGGTTGTCACACTAGCAACTATAGTAACTAGTACTTCATAGTGACAGAGGATGCGCGTCTGGAGCCTACTATGACTGACGTCCTCATCCTCACAGTTGTCACCGTGTTGCAAAAAATAAGCAATAATGGGTTCCCGGAGTCTTACCTGTATAATCGCAGCGTTTACCCCGTCTCTTCCATTCGAAGACAAGATCGAACAGCACAGATGCAGCATTGCTATCATCAGTTGCAACACACATCATACATGACTTTTCAAACATGCCAGAAAGATGATACAAACGCCCGATCCAGAAGATGCAGTGACGGATATGATCATTTTTGCCTAACGGGCTGACGATAGATACTATAAAAATAACATATTCCAATGTTCTAGTGTTTTCTATATTCTCAAGGTTTATCTTAtctctagaaaaaaaatctctaaaagTATGAAAATTAACAAAAGGAATTTAACTCTAAAAATGATAAGGAAGAACTTCAGAAGTGGAGGataattcaattcaaatctattcCAACCATCCAAGTCTACAAGAGCTCTAAACCGGCCTTCTGTACTTTAAATTTACATTAGCAATCTTCTACGACTACGCATAAGGGAACCCCTTAACTAGTTTTAAATCTATCTAGGGCAACCCGATCCTCTTTAATCAGCCTCGAAAATCATCTTTTGTATTTTAGATCTACATTAGCAATCTTTCATAACTACACACTTGGAGCCTCTCAACTAGGTTTAAATCTATTTAAACTAGCTAGGATCTTTTACAATCAATCTTAAAAATCAATACAATATAAATATGACGTGTGTCAATTATTTTAAGTAAGGTTTGAACCTTATAAAATTTTATGTATGCTATATGATTCGTTTACCAGAAGTACCTTATTTTATTTATAAGTTTATAAGTTTGGTGGTTTAGAGATTGTAGACATGTTTTCTGAGTTTCTGACGTCGATCCACACGGTGAAAATTGACATGTAGAATGTAGATCGAGAGGGGAGCACTATAATTGTCGCCCGTGGCCCAGGCGTACAAAAATATCTCAAAAGAACCCGTCACCATCAGCCCATGGCTCCCGCTCCGCTCCTCGTTGTGGCGGCGCTCCTGCTCTTGTCGCCGGGGAACCACGCCAAGAACCTGCACCCGGTCGTGCTCGTCCCAGGCTACGGTTCAAACAAGATTGACGCGCGGCTGACGGCGGCGTACGAGCCCTCGGCGCCTTCctgcggcgccggcgcggaCCAGGGGTGGTTCCAGCTGTGGCCGAACCACACGGGGATGCACGATGCCAGCCAGGTCCCGTGCTTTGCGGACCAGATGAGCCTCGTCTACGACGCCGTCGCCGACGACTACCACAACGCCGACGGCGTCGCGACCCGGGTCCCGTCCTTCGGCTCCGCGCGCGGCCTCATCGGGTGAGTCCTCTCCACCACCGTCCACCGCGCACCTGGCACCTGCTATTGCTACTGCTAGGCATTTTTGCCCCAACCACTCGTGTCAGTATCAGCAGTACACTGGTTGTCTGGCACTTGTCCCTTGGACGCTCAGAATGATGGAACGATGGCTGGTTCGATTTGGCTGGACTGACAGAAACGCGCGGTCAAATCTGTGTTCCCCTGTCAGGTGGGACCCCCTGGTGCGGCGGCTGGAAGGCATGGGCTACCGCGAGGGCGAGAGCCTCTTCGGCGCGCCGTACGACTTCCGCTACGCCGTCGCGCCGCGCGGCCACCCGTCCACGGTGGGCGACCGCTACTTCCGCGACCTCGGGCGCCTCATCCGGAGGGCGAGCCGGCTCAACCAGGGCCGCTCGGCTGTCGTGGTCGCGCACAGCTATGGCTGCGCGCTCACGTACCAGTTCCTCCTCGCCCGCCCGCTCCCCTGGCGCTGGCGCTTCGTCAAGCACGTCATCCTCCTGGCCCCCGCGCTCGGCGGGTTCGCGGAGGGGATGCACGGCCTCATCGCCGGCATCGGCTACGGCCTTCCGAACGTCACGCGGCCGACGATGACCCGGCTGGCGCGGAGCCAGCAGAGCACTCTCTGGCGCCTGCCCACGCCAATGGTGTTTCGGGACCGGCCGCTGGTGGTGACCAAGAACGCGACCTACTCGGCGTGCAACATGGCAGAGTTCCTCGAGGCCATCGGCTTCCCCGAAGGGGTCCGGCCGTACGTGACGCGGGTGCTGCCAATGTGGGAGGCGCTCCCGGCGCCGATTGTGCCTGTCACCGGCGTCATCGGGGTCGGGGTAAGGACGCCGGAGAAGTTCGTGTTCGGAACAGAGGGGTTCGAGGGGGAACCAGAGGTGGTGTACAGCGACGGGGACGGGGACATCAACATGGTGAGCCTGGTGGCCATCGAGGAGTGGTCCGGAGTCGAAGGCCAGGTCTTGAAGGTGGTCAGGTTGCCCGGTGTCCATCACGGTGGCTTCTTCAGTGACGATTTCGCTCTAAAGAGTATAGTTGCTGAGATATACGAGGCAGGAGGAAGTATTGAACTCGATTGGAAATGGTGATCAGATCATAGGCTTAAATAGACTCTTTATTCTGCTTTTTTTAGATTGaggaataaaaaatttagttgtGGTTGCATGTATTTGAACTCGTCTATGCTGAGCACCTGAGCACTTAGGACAATGAAGAAATCTCTGAAATTTTAATGTTTTAGCTAGGAAccccttttttttggggggggggggggggagggggga of Phragmites australis chromosome 3, lpPhrAust1.1, whole genome shotgun sequence contains these proteins:
- the LOC133911950 gene encoding lecithin-cholesterol acyltransferase-like 1, producing MAPAPLLVVAALLLLSPGNHAKNLHPVVLVPGYGSNKIDARLTAAYEPSAPSCGAGADQGWFQLWPNHTGMHDASQVPCFADQMSLVYDAVADDYHNADGVATRVPSFGSARGLIGWDPLVRRLEGMGYREGESLFGAPYDFRYAVAPRGHPSTVGDRYFRDLGRLIRRASRLNQGRSAVVVAHSYGCALTYQFLLARPLPWRWRFVKHVILLAPALGGFAEGMHGLIAGIGYGLPNVTRPTMTRLARSQQSTLWRLPTPMVFRDRPLVVTKNATYSACNMAEFLEAIGFPEGVRPYVTRVLPMWEALPAPIVPVTGVIGVGVRTPEKFVFGTEGFEGEPEVVYSDGDGDINMVSLVAIEEWSGVEGQVLKVVRLPGVHHGGFFSDDFALKSIVAEIYEAGGSIELDWKW